gcaagtatgtagACTATTCGTTGTGGACAGTGATTATGCATTGTGATTGAAATATTGGATCGGATGTTGCGTTCTAACAATATATTGAATcagatgtcacattccgacaaaTATAATAGATCGAGGGTcgcattccgacacatatattagatcggatgtcacgcTTTGACACATACTAAATattagatcaggtgtcacgcCGACTACTAATAGTTTGGggatgggttccatgagagaaccataaTGTGGCTATCATCTGTAAATTAATCTTGACTATATgtatgatgatagagaaactgacttGATGATAGTTGAGCATCTCCTTTCTgcgtaataattgatatgaaaggaccgaaggtccaagtTTTACCATGTTAACagttgtaattgagatttacacagtgaaactgtatattgctcttaaaatggtaaattggtaatgtgcttctatatatatgcatgttcaGATTATGTTATAGTTGTTAGATGCATCTATATCGTGGGTGTAAGGCCGTGGTAAACCAGGGGAGAGAAGTTGATGTGTGGTTTAGTaagattagtgacttagagtcagATATTAATGGTGTCCTGTTGGTATATGTGAAAATAAATGGATTGGGGGAGAAATCAAAGTTACTGTCTCCAGCCAGGCCGCTATGGCGGGAGGAATTCCCGTTGTTGTGAGGCCGCCAAAGTGGGATAGGTCTCGCCACAGTGGGCCAGTATAGTTATGAGGTAAGTCTTAGTTCACTTAAATATCTAcctcttccaagtgagatgttaatcaTTCTAGGGCCAGGTGTTGATGTAAAAGCTAAAGGTAATAGACTTGTTAGACAGAGTTAGTAGTGGCCCATAGTTTGTAAACtcttctatgtgatagaagggttaggctttgatttgtattagaattggcagcggaccaactagaagggatgagagttaggcttgaatGAATTTAATGAGGTTATCGAGAATAGTAAGAGCTGCTCATAAAGGTTTGGCGGTGTACTTCTTAAGAGCGTGTTTTCTTTTCgttgatttctttattttatgtgGTGGATATCGAGTTGACCGATGAtacctaccagtacgtgttgtttgtactgatactactcttgctatgccacttggcatagtctggttgtaggGTCAGTGATATTTCTTatgtgaagacgaagatgattctccaacagcttatactcttccttccttatggtggaagttgtgtcattactttatttatactctatatctttagaagctcttgtacctgtttagactagtatctttGGGGTGTTAGTATGTTTCTAGTAATAAAACTTAGAGTTTTAAATAAGGTGTATTTCTGATTTTTTTAGGTTGGTATTTGACAATTGTTAAATTTTCGCATGTTATTTCTATAAGGACTCTCCTATGTAGGTATTAGAGTAGGTGTTCGCACGGTGCGGTAGGTTGGATCGTAACACTTAAGGGGgatgaagttgaaaattttaattgCGCATGAATGGTGTCATAGTTTAAAATCACCCAAATATATTGGGTACTAGTCAATTTTAATATCAAGTGGAGTAGGTAAATGTTGTACTTTTCATACAACACCCAAAGCCTAGtcattatatatatgatgatgttaCTAACACTAAACATCATGTTTTGTACAGAGGCAAATATCTTctggagaaaatatttttttagtaaaaaatatttttttagtaaaaaatatttatttattatataggAAAATACTATAGGAATAAAGATGAGGATGGTATGTGTTGAAAGGTTAGGAGGAGATAATTTATGTCAGTGTTACTATAAAACTTATTTTCTCTACTTCTATTagaaaagtcatttttcttattttcaaataacttattttgctagattaaatattttttaaaattttcaaccaatcaaaaattgaaaaaattatacaaaaaaacgcttaattttattttacatgACATTCTTGTCTTTCCAAGATATTAAGAATACTAGTACCTTTTTGTATCTTTTTCAGTTTTAAACATTTAGGTTATTCCTATTTCCAGAGCCAAAAGAATTTATGGCAAGAGgaataaaaaaattgacagaAATAGACGCTcacaaattatattaattttttttgcacGGTATGATATTAGTATATTTAATGAATGAGATTTGGTTGAGACCTTGTCCAAATAGGTAGGCTATTGATTTGGTCATcaaattcattttaaattaCTCATAGCTGACATAATCTTTTAATAATTCATAGCTAAACAAAATTAgtgattgtttttgttatttagCTGCCAAAATTTATTAATCCTTAATTTATAGTTTGTACAATAACAAATGAAATGAAATTCGTTGCAACAAGATATTCTTTGTAATCTATAAATAAGATCTGAAAAAAAGGTGTGTATGTAACCATATTCCTACCTTAAGAGGGTAGAGAGACGATTATCAATAAAttcttaaatataatatataagagGGATAGAGAGAGACCTTCATTATACCAACGCCGTAGAACTGGACCATCTCTCCAGTAGGGGCATGTCCTTTAAATGGCCCTTCAAAGAAACCCCAATGCCTAAATTTGTATGTCACAACTGGTGGCCCTGTATATACGTTGATCACTTCCCAAGCAAATCCTCTCGGAAAAGCTGATTGAAAAGCAATATGAGACGATTCAAAAGTCTCTTGATCAGCTTTGTAATATTTGAATTCATCGAGCACTGAACTCTTTAATAATGCATTGTAACTTCCAACTTGTAGTGTCTCTTCTGCTGATAATCCTTCTCTTCCTGTTCAGTCGCcgacataaaataataataataagttaatataaattaaaaataaaaaatatttttcttaaaaaataaataatttttttatgtatttgatatataagtaaaagatattatttcaaaatagtTATATATAATCTACACAAAAAGGGTAAAAGATGATAATCGTGAGTAGGAGTATGGGAGTGACGAAAATGAGGCCTATAATGGTGGGGGATGGAGGTGGCAAAAATAAGGCATCCATCCCGTTTAAATATTGCTTTGGCCTTTCCTTCCCCGCTCCATCGGTTACCCCTAAATGGAGGCTATGATAGTGTGGGTGTTAAGGCGGGGCGGGGGAGGCTGATTGATGAGATGTTttgagaataaaaaaaaaataatgtgaaatgatatttataaaacttattttttctatatttctaTTAGAGAGAAGACATTTTAATACCAAACAACTTAATTGGTGTACCTTCAACCATCTTAGTTAAGAATTTATTTGGATGCAGAAATTTTTTTACACTGTAGGTCTTACCTTGTAATTCCTctaaatttttttgtttatcatattttttatacatacgctaattttttttaattaaaaggaGAATTTAGCTAAATTATGTAAGCTTTTCTTTACGACGTATTTTGATTTTTACTTTCGGTTCTTTCATTTGCTTTTTTTAGTTTTGGCTATTTagtactattattttttttcccacCACATCAATCTCTCTCGACATTAATTAGGTATTGAAACAAATGAAAATTAATACTCTAATTAATTActtatatcttaattttttgaaataacaattattttagataaataatttttaataaccACGATAACAAAATTAACCAAAAGAAGTAATTGTCAACTAAATATAGATATATGCAAAGTAGAATTGTCTTCAAGTACTATCAATCACTTTCGAAGTGATTTTTAAATgaagttttaatgattttaaGATATGTATGAGATTTGAATAGTTCAATTTTATCAAGAGCAAATAAGTGagtataacaaaataaaaaaatatatttgataaattgagatttgaatttatatattttttttaaaaaaaaataattcaaacgTAAAAACACACGACGTATGATTTTTGTATGcccttttattttcttgttagaaatattttataagtCTTACCATTAACAAAGAGCTTGAATTTTTCAGGGTTGATTGTCCTAAAATCTTTTAGGCAGGTCTTGTGTGACAGCTCCATTTCCCATGACTTTATAGCATTCTGTACCGTTTCTTCCAGAGACCCTTCTGGCCATACCTGatttcaaaatcataaaatcaaaCAAAACGAATTATATTGGCATAAAAGATAATAAATATTACTACTACAATTATTTGTCATCGTTtgaattttaagaaatttttttaaaattcacctGAATTAGAATATAAAAGTTTTAAGcttcttcaaataaaatttatatatttaaaaattacgtaCAAAAGAATTACTCCCTTCGATCCATTTTAGTTCTTATCCTTATTAAAAGGATAAGATTCaaaattattatcattttaaaaaatcaaaatattattaattattaacttTCATCTTTACCTTTAATCAATAAATCTGGAGAGGAATTATTATGtgatagaaaaagaaaatatgaataaattGATATCAATAAATAAGGATTACTTGGCACAACATGTAAAATGGTcggaaaaaaatacaaatcataatatttaacaactcaaaatatttataagtcATGAAAAATTACAACTAAATAAAGATacgtttgatttttaaaatctaataaatatcaaataaattaagacGGAAAGAGAATCCACACAAACCTTGGTCCTTCCTTGTTCAAAGAGCTTATTAACTTTGTCATAAATTGGAGGGCCACCATGTCTCCAATGGATCATTCCTGCAGCAGCTTGATCTTCATGCAAAAACTTTCTATACTTATCACTTACCACTTCAATTGTTTTCTTCTCATCAGCCATGTTTCAACTACTTTAAGTTTTTAACACTTTCTCTCTCTAAGTTTATTGATTTGGTGAATAGCACTTTGTGTGAATATGTCTTTTTATAGATGAAATTACAGATTGATAATTATCTTAACTAATAAATAAGGCTAGGCATAAAATATCGAAAATCGAATTATCGAACCGAACTGGTTATTTCGATATTTCGATATTTCGGTAATTCTGTTCGGTATTTGGTACTGAAATATAAAATTCGATATTTCAATTTCGATATTCGGGAAATATCGAAtactgatttatttttattttttttattaatacaaaaaaactgataaaaaaaagaaaaattaccaaaaagagaagagtttagTAAGAGAAAACTATCCCagttttttattttccttaccattttcatttcaacttttccaCTTTTACAGCATACTATATGCACACTTTCAAACACGTACATTA
This sequence is a window from Solanum dulcamara chromosome 10, daSolDulc1.2, whole genome shotgun sequence. Protein-coding genes within it:
- the LOC129871712 gene encoding pathogen-related protein-like yields the protein MADEKKTIEVVSDKYRKFLHEDQAAAGMIHWRHGGPPIYDKVNKLFEQGRTKVWPEGSLEETVQNAIKSWEMELSHKTCLKDFRTINPEKFKLFVNGREGLSAEETLQVGSYNALLKSSVLDEFKYYKADQETFESSHIAFQSAFPRGFAWEVINVYTGPPVVTYKFRHWGFFEGPFKGHAPTGEMVQFYGVGIMKVDESLRAEDVEIYYDPAELFAGLLKGPTISKANIEHQSHDDNTTTQHCPYSHN